The following are encoded in a window of Impatiens glandulifera chromosome 5, dImpGla2.1, whole genome shotgun sequence genomic DNA:
- the LOC124938056 gene encoding F-box/LRR-repeat MAX2 homolog A, whose translation MAMTASSKTVINDLPEPILTNIIAAVSDTRSRNAIALTCRKWCLLERSSRTTLSLRGNLLRDLFMLPTCFRSVTHLDLSLVSPWGHPFLSLSSSSDPSLLAHFLRQAFPSVISLTLYARNPPILQMLAPQWPNLKEVKLLRWHQRPQLPHGADLLPLFENCYNITSLDLSSFYCWTDDIAPALELHPDRAAILTKLDLLNPSFAEGFKSNEIKAITSACPNLNQILIACMFDPRYIGFVADDALLAISTNCPKLKLLHLADTSAPFSTRGDPDDEGFSNEDAGINAPSLIEFFSGLPLLEELVLDVRKNVSGSGPALEMLNLKCPKLKSLKLGQFHGICAAVESKLDGVALCHGLESLSITSSADLTDMGLIAIGRGCSKLVRFEVEGCKKITVRGMRTLASLLHRTLVEVKISCCKNLGAASSLKALEPIQSRIERIHIDCVWDSVEQFEDLDGIEFNFDLNKAQDIGGGGGGGNSSFGEFSSDYDDIARTKKKCKYSYDLNMIDNVHINGDGNGNGNGFRMKTWNKLKYLSLWIGVGELLSPLSIVGLDECPRLEEMKIKIEGDCREWSRLSERAFGLSSLVRYPELKKMHLDCGDVIGYAHTAPSGQMDLSLWERFYLFGIKNLSLEELDYWPPQDRDVNQRSLSLPAAGLLAECSTLRKLFIHGTAHEHFLMFLLSIPNLRDVQLREDYYPAPADEMSTEMRVDSWRRFEDALNRRHISD comes from the coding sequence ATGGCGATGACAGCATCATCCAAAACAGTAATAAACGACCTCCCAGAACCCATCCTCACCAACATAATCGCAGCCGTCTCCGACACCCGCAGCCGCAACGCCATCGCTCTAACCTGCCGAAAATGGTGTCTTTTAGAGAGATCTTCCCGCACAACTCTATCTCTAAGAGGAAACCTTCTCCGCGATCTATTCATGCTCCCAACCTGTTTCCGATCCGTAACCCACCTCGACCTCTCCCTCGTATCTCCATGGGGTCATCCCTTCTTATCTCTCTCATCTTCCTCCGATCCTTCCCTCCTCGCCCATTTCCTCCGTCAAGCTTTCCCATCTGTCATCTCCCTCACACTCTACGCTCGTAATCCACCCATTCTTCAGATGTTAGCACCTCAATGGCCTAACTTGAAAGAAGTCAAGCTCCTTAGATGGCACCAACGCCCTCAACTCCCCCACGGTGCTGACTTACTTCCGTTGTTTGAGAATTGTTATAACATCACCTCACTTGATTTATCTTCCTTTTATTGCTGGACTGATGATATTGCTCCTGCACTTGAATTACATCCCGATAGAGCTGCAATCCTTACTAAGCTTGATCTGTTAAACCCTTCATTTGCTGAAGGATTTAAATCAAACGAGATCAAGGCTATTACTTCCGCTTGTCCTAATTTGAATCAGATCCTTATAGCTTGTATGTTTGATCCTAGATACATTGGTTTCGTAGCAGATGATGCTTTATTAGCCATCTCGACTAACTGTCCCAAGCTTAAACTTCTTCACCTCGCTGACACCTCAGCTCCGTTTAGCACCAGAGGCGATCCGGATGACGAGGGTTTCAGTAATGAGGACGCAGGTATAAATGCCCCATCTTTGATTGAGTTTTTCTCAGGTCTTCCATTGCTGGAGGAGCTAGTCCTGGATGTTCGTAAAAACGTCTCCGGAAGTGGGCCTGCACTGGAAATGCTGAATTTGAAGTGCCCTAAGCTGAAATCATTGAAGTTGGGTCAGTTTCATGGAATTTGCGCTGCGGTTGAATCTAAGCTTGACGGGGTTGCGCTTTGTCATGGGCTGGAATCATTGTCGATCACGAGTTCGGCTGATTTGACAGATATGGGACTCATAGCGATCGGAAGGGGTTGTTCTAAGTTGGTCAGGTTTGAGGTTGAAGGGTGTAAGAAGATAACTGTTAGAGGAATGAGAACGCTGGCAAGTCTGCTCCATCGGACACTGGTCGAGGTTAAGATTTCTTGCTGCAAGAACCTTGGAGCTGCATCGTCTTTGAAGGCTCTGGAGCCGATTCAGAGCCGTATAGAGCGTATCCATATCGATTGTGTCTGGGATAGCGTGGAACAGTTTGAGGATCTTGATGGGATCGAATTCAATTTCGATCTCAACAAGGCACAAGAtattggaggaggaggaggagggggGAATTCGAGTTTTGGAGAATTCTCCTCGGATTATGATGACATAGCCAGAACAAAAAAGAAGTGCAAATATTCTTATGATCTAAACATGATTGACAATGTCCATATCAATGGTGATGGCAATGGCAATGGTAATGGTTTTAGGATGAAGACTTGGAACAAGCTTAAGTATCTTTCCCTTTGGATAGGGGTAGGAGAGCTATTATCTCCTCTATCAATTGTGGGTTTAGATGAATGCCCTAGACTAGAAGAGATGAAGATCAAGATCGAAGGAGATTGCAGAGAATGGTCGAGGTTATCAGAGCGTGCGTTCGGATTGAGTTCTCTAGTACGTTATCCAGAGCTAAAGAAGATGCATTTAGATTGTGGGGACGTAATCGGGTATGCTCATACAGCTCCATCAGGACAGATGGATCTTAGTTTATGGGAGAGATTTTACCTGTTTGGGATTAAAAACTTGAGCTTAGAAGAACTTGACTATTGGCCACCACAGGACAGGGATGTTAACCAGAGGAGTCTGTCACTTCCTGCAGCTGGGTTGCTTGCAGAATGCTCTACACTCAGGAAGCTTTTCATCCATGGAACTGCACATGAACACTTCTTGATGTTCTTATTAAGTATTCCAAATTTGAGGGATGTGCAGCTCAGGGAAGATTATTATCCAGCACCAGCCGACGAAATGAGCACAGAAATGAGAGTAGATTCCTGGAGGCGTTTTGAGGATGCTCTGAATCGTCGCCACATTTCTGACTGA